TTAAAAAAATGGGCGTATTAAGATTACAATTGCCAACCGACCCAAGATGGGTAAATATTGTTGAGAAAAATATTGAAGAAATCTTGACAGATCACGCTTGGTGCGAACAGAAAGCGGCAACAAACGCGATTACGATTATTACGAATAATTCTGAACATCAAGATTTAGTGAAAGATTTATTGGCTTTAGCTAAAGAAGAAATTGATCATTTTGAACAAGTTCATAATATCATTATCAAAAGAGGACTAAAACTAGGGCGTGAGCGTAAAGATGATTACGTAAACGAATTATATCAATACATGAAAAGAAGCGGTGACGGAAGCCGTGTTTCTGGATTGGTAGAAAGATTATTATTCTCTGCGATGATTGAAGCCAGAAGCTGTGAACGTTTCAAAGTTCTTTCTGAAAACATAAAAGACGAAGAACTTGCTGTGTTTTATAGAGAATTAATGGAAAGCGAAGCAGGACATTATACAACTTTCATCACCTACGCACGTAAATACGGAACAGGAATCGATGTTGAAAAACGCTGGAGAGAATGGTTAGCTTTTGAAGAATCAATCATTACCAATTACGGAAAAGGAGAGACGATACACGGATAAAGTTTTTTGTTTCAGGTTTATTTTTGTTTCAAGTTCCAAGTTGATAAACTTTGTGAATCTTTGTGAAATCTTAGTGGATCTCGGTGAAATAAAAAAATCCGTGAAAATCTGCGTTTTCGCGAAAGCGAATCCGTTTAATCCGTGTTCTATTTACCCAATAATTTAAATCTGAAATCTACATTCTAAAATCTAAAATTCCCTATATTTGAGAGTAACCAAAATCTCGAACTATGAGAATAGAAATGGACCTGAAATTAGGATTTAAAGATGTAATGTTTAGACCTAAAAGATCAACGCTTAAAAGCCGTTCTGAAGTTTCTTTAGAGCAAAATTTCAAATTTTTGCACAGCACAGCATCTTGGACAGGAACTCCGATAATGGCTGCCAATATGGATACCGTAGGAACTTTTGAAATAGCGAAAGTTTTAGCAAAAGAAAAACTCTTTACGGCCATTCATAAACATTACACATTAGAAGAATGGAATGTATTTCTAAAAGATGTAACTCCAGATTTCTATGATTATATTGCCGTAAGCACAGGAACAGGGAAAGAAGATTTTGATAAAATAGGTGCAATAATTTCTGCAAATCCATTGCTGAAATTTATTTGTATTGATGTTGCAAACGGTTACTCGGAACATTTTGTTCAGTTTTTAAAGAAAACCCGAAAACAATATCCAGATAAAATCATTATTGCCGGAAATGTAGTTACGGGCGAAATGACCGAAGAGTTACTTTTGGCTGGAGCCGATATCGTAAAAGTCGGAATTGGTCCAGGTTCGGTTTGCACAACCCGAGTTAAAACAGGTGTTGGTTATCCACAATTATCTGCTATAATTGAATGTGCCGACGCAGCTCATGGTTTAGGCGGACACATTATAAGTGATGGCGGATGCACAACTCCCGGCGATGTTGCCAAAGCTTTTGGCGCTGCAGCTGATTTTGTTATGCTTGGCGGTATGCTTGCAGGACACACAGAAAGTGGAGGCGAACTAATAGAAGTAAAAGGCGAAAAATTCAAACAATTTTACGGAATGAGCTCTAAAACTGCAATGGAGAAACATGCTGGAGGTGTTGCAGAATACAGAGCCAGTGAAGGGAAAACAGTTCAAGTTCCGTTTAAAGGAGACGTTATTCATACTGTTTTAGATATATTGGGAGGAATTAGAAGTACTTGCACTTATGTAGGAGCTTCAAGATTAAAAGAATTAACAAAAAGAACAACTTTCATCCGCGTAAGCGAACAAGAAAATCAAGTTTTTACAAAATAAATATGATTACAATTACCGAAGCATCTCTTGAAGATATAGCTAAAATTCAAGAAATTGCACATATAACTTGGCCAATTACTTATGGCGAAATTCTAACTGCAGAACAATTAGAATATATGTTGGATATGATATATTCTAATGAAGCATTATCAAAACAAATCCAGAATAAAGAACAGTTGTTTTATTTAATTTCTGATACAGAATCAGTAATTGGCTTCATAGGAATTGAGCATAATTATAAAAACGAAGCAATTACCAAAATTCATAAAATATATCTTCTGCCAGAAACACAAGGAAAAGGTTTCGGCAAAATAGTGTTTGAAGAAATTGCAAAAATGGCTTTAGAAAATAATTCAAAAGAACTTTTATTAAATGTAAACCGATTTAACACGGCGTTGAATTTCTACAAAAAACTAGGTTTCGAAATCAAAGAAACGGTTGATATAGAAATTGGAAATGGGTATTTAATGGAAGATTATGTGATGGGGAAAAATATTTAAAAGTAGTTTTTTCTTAATCTTGTCATTTCGACGAAGGAGAAATCACACAAGTATTTCTGCAAAGTAAATCGCCAATCTTTGTCGAGTTTCGAGTGTGATTCCTCGTTCCTCGGAATGACAAACTGTAGGTATTTGGCTCATTCAACTCACAATCACATCATGCTTAAACAATAACCCTTTCAATTCTTTCAAAGAAAAAACAGCTTTTTTCAGTTTCGTTTTAGAAGGATCAATAGTGTAATTATAACTTGTATTAAAATCGGCTTTATTGGCTATGGCTTTGTTGAATTCAGAACGATACAAATCGCAGTTGTCAAATAAAACGCCTGTTAAATCAGCTGCCATAAAATCTACTGCTATTAAACTGCAATTAGTAAATGGAGTTCCTTTTAGTTTTAAAGTGTAAAACTTGGAGAAATCCAAAATGCAATCATTAAAGCGAACTTCAAAAATGAGTTTGTCACACATCGCAAAATTCACTTCTTTAATTTCGCAGCGATTAAAAGTTACGGTTCTAAAAGCAACATAATTAATTTTTGCTTCACTGAAAATGCAGTTATTAAAAACACAATCGATAAAAGTAACGGCCAAAAAAGTGCAAGCAGAGAAGTTACAATTGTTAAAAACACAGCATTCGAAGTCTTTAAAATTAAGATCATCTTTGGTGTAAACAATCGTATTGTATTCTTTATCAAGAAAATATTCGCTTTCTTTTTTCAATCTTTTTCGATAATTATTTGAAGGTGAAAAGGTAATAATTTACCATAGAAAAATGAGAACAAATTATAAATGATTTTGATTCCATTCTCATTTTTAATCCATAAAATGCTGTAGCTTTACACTTATTTTTTAAGTTAAAACATATCAATTTTTATTATATGGAACCAACAAGAAAGGAACATGATTTTTTAGGAGAATTAGAAATTCCGAATCATTTATACTACGGAATCCAGACTTTTAGAGCTGTAGAGAATTTCAATATTACAGGAATTCCGATTTCAAAAGAACCTTTATTCATCAAAGCTTTAGGTTATGTAAAAAAAGCTGCAGCTTTAGCCAACAAAGATTGTGGTGCTATTGATGCAAAAATAGCAGAAGCAATCTGTTATGGAAGCGATCAGGTTATTGCTGGTAAATTTGATCAGGAATTTGTGAGTGATTTAATTCAGGGTGGCGCTGGAACTTCGGTAAATATGAATGCAAACGAAGTTATTGCCAATATTGGATTAGAATATTTAGGTCATAAAAAAGGAGAATACCAGTTTCTTCATCCAAATAATCATGTAAATTGTTCTCAGTCTACAAACGATGCATACCCATCAGCATTTAGAATTGCTTTGTATTTGAAAATGGACAGCTTCATCAAAACTTTAGCAGGTTTAGAAGTTGCTTTTGCCAAAAAAGGAGAGGAGTTCAAAGAAGTTCTAAAAATGGGAAGAACGCAGCTTCAAGATGCGGTACCAATGACTTTAGGGCAAGAATTTAAAGCTTATGCAACAACAATTGGCGAAGATATTCAGCGTTTGAAAAATGCTCAAGAATTATTGTTGGAAATCAATATGGGCGCAACAGCCATTGGGACAAAAGTAAATGCTCCCGAAGGGTATCCAGAAATCTGTGTAAAATATTTGGCAGATGAGGTTGGAATTCCTTTAACGCTTTCGCCAGATTTGATTGAAGCAACGGTAGATACAGGCGCTTACGTTCAGATTATGGGAACATTAAAACGTTCTGCGGTTAAGATTTCTAAAATCTGTAATGATTTACGGTTATTAAGTTCTGGACCGAGAACGGGTTTAAATGAGATTAATCTTCCCGCACGTCAACCAGGTTCGTCTATTATGCCAGGAAAAGTAAATCCGGTAATTCCAGAAGTGGTAAATCAGACTTGTTTCTATGTGATTGGACAAGATTTAACGGTTACAATGGCGGCAGAAGCAGGACAATTGCAATTGAATGTAATGGAGCCCGTTATTGCTTTTGCGATGTTTACTTCGTTAGATTATCTTTCAAATGCGATTCAGACTTTAATTGATAAATGTATCAACGGAATCACTGCAAATGTTGACCATTGCTATAATATGGTTATGAATAGTATCGGAATCGTAACGCAATTGAACCCGATTATTGGTTACGAAGAAAGTGCAAGTATTGCTGGAGAAGCGTTAAAAACAGGTAAAAGTGTGCATCAAATTGCTGTTTTAGAACGTAAATTAATTACACAGGAAAAATGGGATGAGATTTATTCTTTAGAAAATCTAATTCATCCAAAGTTTATCACTAAATAAAAAATAGCAATAGTATAAATTAAAGCTGTCAATTTTTTTTGACGGCTTTTTTTGTTAAAATATTTTTTAAATTATTTTGTATCAGTGCTTAAGATGTTGAAAATAAGACTTATATTTACAATGAGCTTGATTTTTATTTCTAAAACAAAACTTCGTAAATGGTACTTTTTTTTCAAAATAATGCCGTTAAGTACAAGTCTAAAATCTTAGGATTACTATTAATTATTTCTTTTAATTTATCTGCTCAAGAGGAAATTAAAAATCCTGAAATCGAAACTCCAACGATCTGTCCTCCTAAAACGTTATTTGATCTTTTTAAGAAAAAAGACGATGCTTTGGTTGTTAAACCAACAAAGAACAATTTCTTTTTATTAATTCCAGCAATTGGTTCACAGCCTGCTACAGGTTTCTTTTTTGGTGCTGTGGCTCAATATACCTTTAAAGGAGAAGAAGAAAAAGATAAGTACTCAATTGCCAACATAGGGATTACTTATACGGTAAAAAATCAGTGGCTGGTTAACATTAAAAACAATATTTTGCTGAAGAATAATAAAATCTTTTTGAGTGGAGATTATCGTTTATACTTGTTTTCGCAGCCCAATTATGGTTTAGGAACCGATATCATTCCGCCCAGACGTGATCGACCTCCAGGTTTTAGTGTAGATTCTCTTGCTCAAGCAATGGATTATAATTATTTGAAGTTTCATCAAACGGTTTCTTTTGAGGTCAAAGAGAACTACTATATTGGAGGAGGTATTAATATTGACTGGTACTCAAGGATACAAGATGAGCAATTAGATGTTGCAAACGGAAAATATACGTACCATTACAATTATAGCCAAAAATACGGATTTGATAATTCTGAATATTTCTTGAATGGTGTAAGTCTAAATCTAGTTCACGATTCGCGAGATAATCAAGTAAATGCATCAAAAGGCTGGTTTGCCAATATAAATTATAGATTTAATCCTGTATTGTTTAATAATCAAGATTATAGCAATGTCCTTTTTGCAGAATACCGTCATTTTATTCCTGTTTCTCATAAAAATCCACATTATATTTTAGCTATTTGGACGTACGGGCAATTTGTGACTAGAGGAAAAGTTCCGTATTTAAATCTTCCTGCAATTGGCTGGGATCAGCGCAGCAGGAGTGGAGAAGGGTATACGCAGGGATTATTTAGAGGAAATGGGTTGGTTTATTTGTCTACAGAATTTAGGTTTCCCATTACATGCAATCAATTGTTAAGCGGTACGGTTTTTACCAATTTTGTGACAGCCAGTAATTCTGATAATGATTTAAAATTATTCAAATCAATACAACCAGCGGCTGGTGTTGGTTTGAGAATCTTAATTGATAAAGCTTCCAAAACGAATCTGATTTTGGATTATGCGTGGGGTAACAATTCTAAAGGATTCTATTTGAATGCTGGAGAGACTTTTTAATCTCAAAAATTAGGAATCAGAAAACTTTAAGTGCAAAATAATATCAAAAAGTAGGCTATGATGTCTGCTTTTTTGATTCTTCATAATTAAATCATAATTTGTAATGATGTGCCAAATTATGTTAAATTGTATTCTTATTTTTGTTGTATATACAAACTTCTTAAGATGAAATTACTTATAGTTGAAGACGAACCAAATCTATTATCAATATTAAGAAAAGGATTTGCAGAAAATAATAATGAAGTAAGCGTTGCAATGGACGGTAAAACGGCTATGGAGATGATTCATAATTATACCTTCGATGTAGTGATTTTAGACGTTATGCTTCCTGATGTTAATGGAATTGAAATTTGCAGAAGACTCCGCGCTGCAAAAAACTTTGTGCCAATTTTGCTTTTAACGGCTTTAGGAACCTCAGAAAACATTGTAACAGGATTAAATGCTGGTGCCGACGATTATTTGGTTAAGCCTTTTAAATTTGGCGAATTAGATGCCAGAATAAATGCGCTGTACAGAAGATCACAACAGGAAACAGAAAAAATAGATACCATCACAATTGCTGATTTAGAAATAAACGGACGCGCCAAAACCGTTAAAAGAGATGGAGAAAACATCATTTTAACGGCCAAAGAATTCAAACTTTTATATTATTTAGCAAAAAATACAGGTAGAATCGTATCTCGCGATCAGATTTTGGACAATGTTTGGGATATTAATTTTGATATGAATACCAACGTTGTTGATGTCTATATTACATACTTAAGAAGAAAGATAGATAAGCCTTATTCGTCCAAACTTATTCATACTATGAAAGGTTTGGGGTATGTTATAAAACCATAATATGGATATTAGAAAAAAAATTACTTTTAATTACGTTGCTCTTTCTACCTTTAGTACTTCGCTATTGTGTATCATCGTATTTTTCCTGTTTAGAGAAAACAATCGTTATCATTTTTTGAAGCGTCTGGATGATAGAGCAAAAATTGTTTCTTCTATTCATTTTCAAAAAGACCCAGAAAAGATCAAATATTACAAGAACCTTAAAAAGAATGGTCTTGAAGAATTGATCGAGGAAGAAGAATACGTACTGAAAATCAACAGTCATAATAGTTTTGATTACAATACCAATCTCAATCTTCCAAACTCTTTTTATACCAATATTTTAAGAACAGGAAAAGATTCTTTTGAAAGAGATAACAAATATTATTTAGGACAGATTTTTCAAGAAAACAATCAAAAATATATTGTAATTGTTGGGGCAAGAGATCGAAAAGGAAAAGATACGACTGTTTATATTGTTAAAATTATGCTTTTTGGCGGAATCGGTTTTGTGATTCTAGCTTTTCTTTTAGGACGATTTTTAGCAAAACGCGTTGTCGATCCAGTTGCAAGAATTACAAAAGAAGTAAAAAGAATTAGTGCTTCTAATCTTCATAATCGTTTGCCTGAAGTAAAAAATTCTGATGAAATTTCAGATTTGACCAATACTTTTAATAACATGCTGGATCGTTTGGAAACTTCTTTTGAGATTCAAGCCAACTTTATTAATAATGCATCTCACGAATTAAAAACGCCAATTACAACTATTATTGCCGAAGCAGAAATTATGCTGCTTAAAGAAAGAGAGCAACAAGAATATATCGAATCTCTGCAAAATATCTACAGTCAGGCCTCAAGATTAGGAAACTTAACGGAAAGCTTGCTGAAATTGACTCAAACGGGTTACGACGGACAAAAACAAGTGTCTGATATTGCTCGAATGGACGAATTGTTATTGGATGTAAAATCAGATTTAGATAAAATTTATCCAGATAACCGCGTAAGCATTAGGCTTAATTTTGCTCCAGAAGATTCGAATCTATTATTGCTCCCATGCAATAAACCGCTTTTAGAATTAGCAATCAATAATATTATTACCAATGGAGTAAAGTATTCTGATAACAATGAAGTCTTTGTGAGTCTTTCTGCTAATAAAGAAATGATTAAAATATCGATTAATGATATTGGAATCGGAATTCCGCCCGAGGATATTCCGCATTTGTATGAACCTTTCTTTAGAGGTAAAATCGCTGCCAAGTATATAGGATACGGGTTGGGACTTCCATTAGCTTCTAAAATCATTAGAATGCATGATGGCGAACTTCAAGTGCAGTCGGAGCAAAATAAAGGAACAATCGTCACGATTATCTTTAAAAAAGGCAACATTAAAAAATCTAATGTTTAATTTTAGAAAATTCTAATTTTAGATTAATTAAGGTCTAATTTGCGGACAGTTATTTTGTAAGTATAAACTAAAAGATGTACTTATGAAAAACTTTCTTATACCTACGACTTTAAAAGATGATACAATCTCTGCTGTTAAATCTGCGGTGAATCAGTCCAAAAATGCGGAATCAGAAATTATTTTAGTATTAGTTTCGGAAGCGCCCGATACTTTTTCTTCTTCTGGTTTTTTAAGAGAAATGAAATCTGGACTCACTAGAAGTCAGGAAGAAGTTCTAGAAACTTGCCGATATATTGTTGAACACACTTCAAACATAAAATTAAAAGTTCATAATCAATACGGACTTTCAGCACCAATTTTTAAAAGGCTAATTGAAGCCTTTTCAGTCAAATTGGTCATTCTTACCCATTCTTATAAACAAGAAACCAAAAAGATACACCAGTATTTGGTGCAATTGGCAGGAAATCAGAAATGCCCAATTCTTCATTTAAGCACAGAGATTAATAAAGAAGTTTTTCATAAAGCACTTTATGTAGAAAATTCTAGTATGAACATTCATGTAAAAGATGTTCAAGATTTTTTGAGCGCCAATTTCTCTTTTGAGATCGTAAGTCAAACTGCTAGTTTTGAAGACGACTACGAAAAAGTCGCTCCATTCTTATCGGAAGCGATTTCAAAACATAATATTGATATGTTGGTAGAAACCAGAAAAGGCGAAAAAATCAAATTTAAAAAATCGAAAAAAGAAAATGTCAATGAAAAACTAGGGCTTCCTGTTCTTTCATTGTACGAAGAGATGGTTTAGTTAGTAAATAGTTGATAGTTGATAGTTAATGGGAATTGTTCTTGTTCTAGCCTCCGCTAATTTTACTGATTTAACCAATTTAAAGATGCAATAAATCTAAAAACTAATCACACTTGACTAAGACTAATTACTAAAGAGTAATCATTAAGAAGTAAAAACCGCAATATTAATTTAAGACCGAAAATATGTTATTAAAGAAAAGAATACCAATGAAGTACGTTCTCGGGAAAATTAAAGTAGAAATTGTATTGGTATTAGCGTATACCATACTATTTGAGATTTTTCATCATTATTTCATCAATCTCCCTGTAGATATCCCGATTGCCATTCCGACTATGATCGGAACCATAATTTCCTTACTATTAGCTTTTAAGTCAAACCAGGCTTATGATAGATGGTGGGAAGCGCGAATTGTTTGGGGTGCTGTTGTAAACGACTCTAGAACTTTGATTCGTCAGGTTTTAACGTTTTATGAAGATCCAGATTTCTCTGTTGAAGCAAGCGAATTCAAAGAAAATTTTGCTAAAAGACAAATTGCATGGTGTTACAGTTTAGGTCAGTCGCTTCGAAACAGAGATGCAATAAAACCGATTGAAGGTTTTATTAGCGAAGAAGAAATCAGATACATCAAAAATCATCAAAACGTTCCAAATGCAATTTTGATGCTACATGCGAGAGATTTACGAAATGCTAAAAACGAAAAGAAAATCAACATGTATCAGCAGGTTGAAATCGATAATACTTTATCTAGATTATGTGATGAAATGGGAAAATGTGAGCGTATTAAAAACACGATTTTCCCAACAACATACAGTATGTATATTAGATTGACTTTGTGTTTGTTCATTTTTCTACTGCCTTTCGGATTAACGAGTGTTTTAAGCTGGTTTGCAATTCCTCTAATTACAGCAATTGGTGCTGCTTTCTTCTTGATCGAAAGAATGGCGATTCATTTGCAAGATCCGTTTGAAAACAGACCAACGGATACTCCAGTTACCGCAATTGCAAATACAATTGAAAAAAATATTAAACAAATGCTGAACGAATATCAAAGCGAGTTTGATATCCTGAAAGAATTTGACTTAAAAGATGAGCCTAAGAAAGTCGAAAAAGACGCTTATTTTGTCTTATAACTATTTAATTTTGGTCTGCTTTTAATTGTTGGCTGGACAGTGTGTAGTTGCGCTGTCCAGTTTTTTTTTATATAAAGATCTATTGATTTTTAAACACATAGAAACATAGATTGAATTATAGATAAAGATGTTTAAAAAAAATCTAAATTTTTACACATAGCTATGTGTGTTTAAATAAGTGAAACGTCTTATAAACACAAACAAAACTATGTGTCTATGTGTTTAAAATTATCTACAGACTTTTTGTTGCCAGTTTCCCTAAAGTCTGAATAGCAGTTCTTAACTCATTTGACCACGGCAGACCAAAACTCAATCGCATACAGTTTGAAAATTGATCTTGGAAAGAAAAAATCCTGCCTGGAGCAATACTGATATTGTGTTTCATCGCTAAATGATAAAAAGCAGCAGTATCAATTTTTTTGTCCAATTCGATCCATAGAAAAAATCCACCTTGAGGCTGACTTACTTTTGTTCCTTTCGGAAAAGATTCCAGAACTGTATTAATATAATTGTTGCAATTATGATTTAATATCTGGCGTATTTTTCGAAGATGATTTTCATAACGTCCGTTTTTTAAAAAATCCCCCACAACTTCGTGCGTAATAGTAGGCGAGGAGAGCGAATGATAAATTTTGTTTCTTAAGATTTGTTTTTTGAATTTCCCAGGCGAAACCCATCCTACGCGATAACCGGGAGCCAATGTTTTGGATACAGAGCTGCAGCAAAGTACAATTCCGCTTTCATCATAAGTTTTACAATTTGTTGGTCGGCTCGAACCAAAGTACAAATCACCGTGAATATCATCTTCAATCAATGGAATGTTATAGAACTCCATTAATTTCACCACTTCTATTTTATGTTCTGCAGGCATCATACTTCCAGAAGGGTTACTAAAATTACTCATCAGTAAACATAGTTTTACTTTTTTAGAAGAAAGCGATTTTTTGAGTGCTTCTAATTCTATTCCAGTTGTCATGTTTGTAGGCAGTTCCATGATATACAATCCTAAAGATTTGGCCAATTGCAAGATGCCAAAATAAGCGGGACTTTCTGTAATTATGGTATCGCCGGGTTGTGTTAACGTCATTAAACAATGAGATATGGCACTTGTGCAGCCAGGCATTGTAATAATATCTTCTTCTGTTAGCGATCCTCCCCATGTAAAAGACCATCGGGCAATTTCTCTTCTTAAATTAAGATTACCTTTTACTTGCTCATAACTAGTTCCGCTGTTTGGGAGTTGACGCATCGCCTGAACCATTCCTTTATTTAATTTAGCAATAGGAAGAAGTTCGTTTGACGGAAATCCCAAAGAAAGCATCGTAATATTTGGATCTGTCATATTGCCGTAAACCTGATCGATTAAATCTTCGCGGTCAATATTGGCACATTTTAAAATCGGACTGCTGGGCGATGGTTCAGGAATCGTTCTTGCTGAAATATTACTCACATAATATCCTGACTGCGGTCTAGCTTCAATCAAAGAACGGCTTTCGGCTTCATAATAAGCCTTACTTACAGTGCTCATGCTGTAACCCGTTTCTGCGCAAACTTCTCGAATAGAAGGCAGTTTATCGCCAACGCTCAAGACGCCAGACTTAATTTGTTTTTCAATACGGTCAGCAAATTGAAGATATAAGTAATTCGAATTTTTCATAAAAAAATAAAACTGTTATGGTGCAATTTACAAAAACTGTATCTGTATTGCTGTTTTATTTTTTAGAAATTTGCTTAAATAGAAAACTAAACAATAAAAACATCTCGTGAAAACAACAAAATACTACATCGCTGCTATTACATGTTTTGTAATCTGGGGATTTTTCAGTTTGGTTTTGAGACCAATACATGACTATCCTTCTTTAGATATTTTATTCTATCGTGTTTTTAGCTGTAGTATTTTAATGCTTCTTATTGCATTTTCTTTCAAGAGAAAAAGAATGAAAGAAGCTGTTCAAACTTTTAAATTAATGCCAGTTTTTGAGAAGCGAAAAACCATTTTACTAAATATTGGCGGAAGCGTTTTTCTAATGGCTAACTGGTTTACATTTATTTATGTTATGAATCATGTAAGTGTAAAAGCGACTTCCTTGGCGTATTTGGTTTGTCCTATTTTAACCACGCTGCTGGCTTATTTTATTTTGCACGAAAAACTAAATAAAACACAATGGATTGCTGTTGGATTAAGCATTTCAGGGTGTATTTTGTTATCGTATGCAAATATTATGGATATGTTTTTTAGTATTATAATCGGTTTTACATACGCCTCTTATTTAGTAAGTCAGCGTGTTAATAAAGGTTTTGATAAATTTATAATTCTAACTTTTCACATCACATTAGCGGCATTATGTTTACTGCCTTTTTATCCATTTTACAGCGGAACAGTTCCAACAGAATTTAAATTTTATTTCTGCATCGAAACCATTGCCATTTTGTTTACTATTTTCCCATTGTTTCTTAATTTATATGCCCTTTCGGGGATAAATTCTTCGACAGTCGGAATGCTTTTAAATATTAACCCAATGATTGCTTTTTTATTGGCAATGTTTTTATACAAAGAACAATTCGGATTTATACAAATTGCTGCATACGGAATTATTTTTGCCGCAGTTGTAGTTTTCAATTCACATCATATTTTTGCGGCCAAGCAAAAAAGAACCGCAATATCCAAAGGTTCTCAATAGTAATTTTCATATTTTTTATTGGTTTAAAATCGAAAATTACCAGAATCTTAACAGGATGTTTAAACAGGAATGATTATTTTTCATTCCTGTTTTTTTATGCGAAAAAGCGTAAAAATGTTTAGCCACAGATTGCACAGATTAAGAGGATTATTTTCTATGTGTTAAAATTTAAATCAAATCCTTTTAATCTGTGTAATCTGTGGCAAAAAAAATCTAATACAAACCGAACCTATTAATATGAAAAATACCAAACTTCAAGCCTTTACTCCGTTATTTTATTTAGTGTGGTCAGACGATTTATTGACTCAGAAAGAATTTGCAACTTTAAAAGAGTTTATAAACTCCCTAACTGTTTTATCTGAAGAAGAAAAAGAGTATCTACTTTCTAAAGTAGATATTTTAAATCCGCCTTCGCGAAACGAACTCACGCAATGGAAATTGGATATTGAAACAAGTATTCAGGACAAATCTTCGATAAAGTCTATTTTTGATATTGCGAAAGCACTTTCGGGAAATGATTTGGATTTAACACCAATCGAATCAGATTTCAAAAAACTAGAAAATGATTTAGGAATTTTAGGAGAAGAAGCACTTCAAAATTTTAAAACAAAAGCAGGTTCTTTTACGGCCAATTCTCATACCGATGCAAGTTTTGATATTCAGAAAATCACTCAACTTTTAGACGGAAAAGAAGCTGCCATAATCAAAAGAGTAAAATCGGTCATTTCAAGACCTGAATTTGCGTATGAAACTTCTACCGATATTAATGTGTTTAGGCAGACAGTTTACAAATGGTGTAAAATTTTAGCAGATGAAAATCTCGGAAATATGGCTTATCCTAAACAATATGGTGGAGGAGAAAACATAGCCGATTATTTTGCCATTAT
The Flavobacterium humidisoli DNA segment above includes these coding regions:
- a CDS encoding EamA family transporter, yielding MKTTKYYIAAITCFVIWGFFSLVLRPIHDYPSLDILFYRVFSCSILMLLIAFSFKRKRMKEAVQTFKLMPVFEKRKTILLNIGGSVFLMANWFTFIYVMNHVSVKATSLAYLVCPILTTLLAYFILHEKLNKTQWIAVGLSISGCILLSYANIMDMFFSIIIGFTYASYLVSQRVNKGFDKFIILTFHITLAALCLLPFYPFYSGTVPTEFKFYFCIETIAILFTIFPLFLNLYALSGINSSTVGMLLNINPMIAFLLAMFLYKEQFGFIQIAAYGIIFAAVVVFNSHHIFAAKQKRTAISKGSQ
- a CDS encoding HAMP domain-containing sensor histidine kinase — translated: MDIRKKITFNYVALSTFSTSLLCIIVFFLFRENNRYHFLKRLDDRAKIVSSIHFQKDPEKIKYYKNLKKNGLEELIEEEEYVLKINSHNSFDYNTNLNLPNSFYTNILRTGKDSFERDNKYYLGQIFQENNQKYIVIVGARDRKGKDTTVYIVKIMLFGGIGFVILAFLLGRFLAKRVVDPVARITKEVKRISASNLHNRLPEVKNSDEISDLTNTFNNMLDRLETSFEIQANFINNASHELKTPITTIIAEAEIMLLKEREQQEYIESLQNIYSQASRLGNLTESLLKLTQTGYDGQKQVSDIARMDELLLDVKSDLDKIYPDNRVSIRLNFAPEDSNLLLLPCNKPLLELAINNIITNGVKYSDNNEVFVSLSANKEMIKISINDIGIGIPPEDIPHLYEPFFRGKIAAKYIGYGLGLPLASKIIRMHDGELQVQSEQNKGTIVTIIFKKGNIKKSNV
- a CDS encoding bestrophin family protein, which codes for MLLKKRIPMKYVLGKIKVEIVLVLAYTILFEIFHHYFINLPVDIPIAIPTMIGTIISLLLAFKSNQAYDRWWEARIVWGAVVNDSRTLIRQVLTFYEDPDFSVEASEFKENFAKRQIAWCYSLGQSLRNRDAIKPIEGFISEEEIRYIKNHQNVPNAILMLHARDLRNAKNEKKINMYQQVEIDNTLSRLCDEMGKCERIKNTIFPTTYSMYIRLTLCLFIFLLPFGLTSVLSWFAIPLITAIGAAFFLIERMAIHLQDPFENRPTDTPVTAIANTIEKNIKQMLNEYQSEFDILKEFDLKDEPKKVEKDAYFVL
- a CDS encoding response regulator transcription factor produces the protein MKLLIVEDEPNLLSILRKGFAENNNEVSVAMDGKTAMEMIHNYTFDVVILDVMLPDVNGIEICRRLRAAKNFVPILLLTALGTSENIVTGLNAGADDYLVKPFKFGELDARINALYRRSQQETEKIDTITIADLEINGRAKTVKRDGENIILTAKEFKLLYYLAKNTGRIVSRDQILDNVWDINFDMNTNVVDVYITYLRRKIDKPYSSKLIHTMKGLGYVIKP
- a CDS encoding PLP-dependent aminotransferase family protein, which gives rise to MKNSNYLYLQFADRIEKQIKSGVLSVGDKLPSIREVCAETGYSMSTVSKAYYEAESRSLIEARPQSGYYVSNISARTIPEPSPSSPILKCANIDREDLIDQVYGNMTDPNITMLSLGFPSNELLPIAKLNKGMVQAMRQLPNSGTSYEQVKGNLNLRREIARWSFTWGGSLTEEDIITMPGCTSAISHCLMTLTQPGDTIITESPAYFGILQLAKSLGLYIMELPTNMTTGIELEALKKSLSSKKVKLCLLMSNFSNPSGSMMPAEHKIEVVKLMEFYNIPLIEDDIHGDLYFGSSRPTNCKTYDESGIVLCCSSVSKTLAPGYRVGWVSPGKFKKQILRNKIYHSLSSPTITHEVVGDFLKNGRYENHLRKIRQILNHNCNNYINTVLESFPKGTKVSQPQGGFFLWIELDKKIDTAAFYHLAMKHNISIAPGRIFSFQDQFSNCMRLSFGLPWSNELRTAIQTLGKLATKSL